A portion of the Manduca sexta isolate Smith_Timp_Sample1 chromosome 20, JHU_Msex_v1.0, whole genome shotgun sequence genome contains these proteins:
- the LOC115446894 gene encoding uncharacterized protein LOC115446894 isoform X1, with product MMRRGSMAMVGGGEPLIVVEESGAEDAESSPRSSAAARGLSIDQESPPDPYHLSPWRDNRKHSLPTPSCTSGPTASQVRRLSERGEGAAREAREAAFLATLSQAPPQPGGRRHSVVTISRVPQALFGRGRRESIAAFPALGRRRDSGSKKCPPATDTLGSTHNLQLDIMDDIVQARKVRMRLWNTSNERVCEVQPLDERSPIGGSVRYTNRGRRHSDFVGSPLPPIPARRRASEMPPPPPIPPRSGAGVVCTDTDLQHMLNALTSSATEIDRCGKQERPPRRLADMRSSSFDASTLGDQPTNSGTTWFTRRHQTLATKKKESEPKKGKVTFAADSKQAPGDAAKVVWDKPTGSVVDASALGSAIEVFLRKSSAIDPGASTSGTAAKDSSSKNIETASKPRDIPGPSRVTGRNEGERWYTNRPEEEEPAQGCDASLCSSLKDLFV from the exons ATGATGCGGCGTGGGTCGATGGCCATGGTCGGTGGTGGCGAACCGCTGATCGTAGTGGAAGAAAGCGGTGCCGAGGATGCAGAGTCTTCCCCGAGATCTTCAGCTGCAGCGCGAGGCCTCTCTATAGATCAGGAATCGCCACCAGATCCCTATCACCTGTCACCATGGCGCGACAACCGCAAGCACTCTCTACCAACGCCATCCTGTACTTCTGGGCCTACTGCCAGCCAG GTGCGGCGACTGTCAGAAAGAGGCGAGGGCGCTGCAAGAGAGGCACGTGAAGCAGCTTTCCTGGCGACCCTGAGTCAGGCACCACCACAGCCCGGTGGAAGGAG acATTCCGTGGTCACAATATCTCGAGTTCCACAAGCTCTGTTCGGGCGTGGACGTCGCGAGTCCATCGCAGCATTCCCAGCGCTGGGACGCCGCAGAGACTCAGGTTCaaaaaaat GTCCACCAGCAACCGATACTTTAGGCAGCACTCACAACCTACAACTGGATATAATGGATGATATAGTCCAAGCTCGCAAAGTGCGCATGCGTCTTTGGAACACATCGAACGAGCGAGTGTGCGAGGTGCAACCGCTGGACGAGCGTTCTCCGATAGGTGGTTCCGTCAGATACACGAATCGTGGCCGCAGACACTCGGACTTCGTCGGTTCACCACTCCCTCCGATACCAGCCCGACGTCGTGCTTCTGAAATGCCGCCACCGCCTCCCATACCACCACGCAGCGGCGCTGGAGTAGTCTGCACCGACACTGACTTGCAGCACATGCTCAATGCTCTCACCTCTTCAGCTACCGAAATAGATCGTTGCGGCAAACAAGAACGCCCTCCTCGCCGCCTAGCTGACATGCGGTCAAGTAGTTTTGACGCCTCCACTCTCGGAGACCAACCAACAAATTCGGGAACCACATGGTTCACCCGCAGACACCAAACACTGGCCACTAAAAAGAAGGAAAGTGAACCAAAGAAGGGAAAAGTGACATTCGCTGCAGACTCGAAGCAAGCGCCAGGGGATGCCGCCAAAGTAGTTTGGGATAAACCAACAGGATCCGTTGTTGACGCAAGTGCCCTTGGAAGTGCTATTGAAGTATTTTTAAGGAAAAGTAGCGCAATAGATCCAGGAGCTTCGACATCTGGAACGGCTGCCAAAGATTCTTCTTCTAAAAATATCGAGACAGCTTCTAAGCCACGAGACATTCCAGGTCCGAGTCGTGTTACCGGGAGAAATGAAGGCGAGCGCTGGTACACGAACAGGCCTGAGGAGGAGGAGCCAGCGCAAGGGTGTGATGCCTCCCTCTGCTCTTCTCTCAAAGACCTCTTCGTGTAG
- the LOC115446894 gene encoding uncharacterized protein LOC115446894 isoform X2, translating into MAMVGGGEPLIVVEESGAEDAESSPRSSAAARGLSIDQESPPDPYHLSPWRDNRKHSLPTPSCTSGPTASQVRRLSERGEGAAREAREAAFLATLSQAPPQPGGRRHSVVTISRVPQALFGRGRRESIAAFPALGRRRDSGPPATDTLGSTHNLQLDIMDDIVQARKVRMRLWNTSNERVCEVQPLDERSPIGGSVRYTNRGRRHSDFVGSPLPPIPARRRASEMPPPPPIPPRSGAGVVCTDTDLQHMLNALTSSATEIDRCGKQERPPRRLADMRSSSFDASTLGDQPTNSGTTWFTRRHQTLATKKKESEPKKGKVTFAADSKQAPGDAAKVVWDKPTGSVVDASALGSAIEVFLRKSSAIDPGASTSGTAAKDSSSKNIETASKPRDIPGPSRVTGRNEGERWYTNRPEEEEPAQGCDASLCSSLKDLFV; encoded by the exons ATGGCCATGGTCGGTGGTGGCGAACCGCTGATCGTAGTGGAAGAAAGCGGTGCCGAGGATGCAGAGTCTTCCCCGAGATCTTCAGCTGCAGCGCGAGGCCTCTCTATAGATCAGGAATCGCCACCAGATCCCTATCACCTGTCACCATGGCGCGACAACCGCAAGCACTCTCTACCAACGCCATCCTGTACTTCTGGGCCTACTGCCAGCCAG GTGCGGCGACTGTCAGAAAGAGGCGAGGGCGCTGCAAGAGAGGCACGTGAAGCAGCTTTCCTGGCGACCCTGAGTCAGGCACCACCACAGCCCGGTGGAAGGAG acATTCCGTGGTCACAATATCTCGAGTTCCACAAGCTCTGTTCGGGCGTGGACGTCGCGAGTCCATCGCAGCATTCCCAGCGCTGGGACGCCGCAGAGACTCAG GTCCACCAGCAACCGATACTTTAGGCAGCACTCACAACCTACAACTGGATATAATGGATGATATAGTCCAAGCTCGCAAAGTGCGCATGCGTCTTTGGAACACATCGAACGAGCGAGTGTGCGAGGTGCAACCGCTGGACGAGCGTTCTCCGATAGGTGGTTCCGTCAGATACACGAATCGTGGCCGCAGACACTCGGACTTCGTCGGTTCACCACTCCCTCCGATACCAGCCCGACGTCGTGCTTCTGAAATGCCGCCACCGCCTCCCATACCACCACGCAGCGGCGCTGGAGTAGTCTGCACCGACACTGACTTGCAGCACATGCTCAATGCTCTCACCTCTTCAGCTACCGAAATAGATCGTTGCGGCAAACAAGAACGCCCTCCTCGCCGCCTAGCTGACATGCGGTCAAGTAGTTTTGACGCCTCCACTCTCGGAGACCAACCAACAAATTCGGGAACCACATGGTTCACCCGCAGACACCAAACACTGGCCACTAAAAAGAAGGAAAGTGAACCAAAGAAGGGAAAAGTGACATTCGCTGCAGACTCGAAGCAAGCGCCAGGGGATGCCGCCAAAGTAGTTTGGGATAAACCAACAGGATCCGTTGTTGACGCAAGTGCCCTTGGAAGTGCTATTGAAGTATTTTTAAGGAAAAGTAGCGCAATAGATCCAGGAGCTTCGACATCTGGAACGGCTGCCAAAGATTCTTCTTCTAAAAATATCGAGACAGCTTCTAAGCCACGAGACATTCCAGGTCCGAGTCGTGTTACCGGGAGAAATGAAGGCGAGCGCTGGTACACGAACAGGCCTGAGGAGGAGGAGCCAGCGCAAGGGTGTGATGCCTCCCTCTGCTCTTCTCTCAAAGACCTCTTCGTGTAG